In Stomoxys calcitrans chromosome 2, idStoCalc2.1, whole genome shotgun sequence, the following proteins share a genomic window:
- the LOC106087204 gene encoding SH2B adapter protein 2 isoform X1, whose amino-acid sequence MGGNSTAAFSIGGYMGGSGGSGGSAGGAVGGASDLVPSSSMLGSGSSFTPGLPYSCGISWDEFSERHARVAAADFAKACISYINGGLSPEEARNLTYRNFGEKFIDSFAIHYEKEFLRRRSNLKVGNGVLEETEYTGEEQPKIFPKTFFRRLSFKGLRKGKNFLFLQTLFHKSSDEEGSSKHNKKFAKIVVECQKDGIVNNLTPESLDQPTGSQKWEKCRLCLVKAVGGYMLEFYMPPKAAKPRCGVFCFLISEARETTALEMPDRENTFVLKADNNMEYVIEAQSAEDMRSWLSTIRHCMRTPPTQQPTTDTEVMAAAMQASPIIINPNTATGTTGSLLNAVQNPQYHQQNAIGSNGNVAPSSSLSENALSSLAAAGGAGGIAADSATDIAACTASNAIYNTSDVPHRRGEQRLSSSSNIEPGDGFQDPDADVNVADISNEMRQYPWFHGTLPRSDAARMVLQNETQGHGFFLVRQSETRKGEFVLTFNFNGRAKHLRMTLSDKGQCRVQHLWFPSIQEMLEHFRHSPIPLESGGTSDVTLTEYIHNQGVPYNFHGTVVVGGDLNNTTTTTLENSVGVVNATLPQQTQQQQVQQQQQMQQQQTQQQQDPSPRHSQDVISMKCSVRLKTNEMDLALLLAAGMATRHFHQQHQQHHNHHHQQSTVTALTSSQQSNSNVIEANAASAAVASAAAATAVTHLNNNNTAAAVATTTILTNNATAQNLNHQFSDATESLPFDHTLVMGAVVSLPPENIRDSASPTQLVGGMSNAAVAAAADLNQYLRASSVSLQSQNTITGGTGGGGGGGSSGSGGSVGGVVHLAQPQQQTQPRQYQQHATSYNDTNTPRAVDNQYSFV is encoded by the exons ATGGGTGGCAATAGCACAGCTGCTTTTAGCATTGGCGGCTATATGGGTGGCAGTGGCGGTAGTGGTGGCAGTGCTGGTGGCGCTGTTGGCGGTGCATCCGATCTTGTGCCCAGTAGCAGTATGTTAGGCAGCGGTTCCTCATTTACACCAGGTTTACCCTATTCGTGTGGCATAAGCTGGGATGAGTTTTCCGAGCGTCATGCACGTGTTGCTGCAGCAGATTTTGCCAAAGCCTGTATCAGTTACATAAATGGCGGTTTATCGCCCGAAGAGGCCCGTAATTTAACCTATAgaaattttggtgaaaaattTATCGATTCATTTGCCATACACTATGAAAAGGAATTTTTGCGAAGGAGAAGTAATTTAAAG GTTGGGAATGGTGTACTAGAAGAAACTGAATATACAGGGGAGGAGCAACCGAAAATCTTTCCAAAAACATTCTTCCGCAGGCTATCGTTTAAAGGACTACGAAAGGGCAAG AATTTTCTATTCTTGCAGACGCTCTTTCACAAAAGTTCAGACGAGGAAGGCTCAAGTAAACATAATaagaaatttgccaaaattgttGTAGAATGCCAAAAAGATGGCATTGTCAATAATCTAACACCAGAGAGCTTAGATCAACCGACTGGTTCGCAAAAATGGGAAAAATGTCGCTTGTGTTTGGTGAAAGCCGTGGGAGGTTATATGTTGGAGTTCTATATGCCACCCAAAGCTGCCAAG CCGCGTTGTGGTGTTTTTTGTTTCCTAATTTCGGAGGCTCGCGAGACAACAGCCTTAGAAATGCCCGATCGAGAGAATACGTTTGTATTAAAGGCCGATAATaatatggaatatgtaattgaGGCCCAAAGTGCCGAGGATATGCGCAGTTGGTTAAGCACTATTCGGCATTGTATGCGTACACCGCCCACACAACAGCCCACAACGGATACAGAAGTTATGGCTGCCGCCATGCAAGCATCACCCATCATCATAAATCCCAATACGGCAACAGGGACAACAGGTAGTTTATTGAATGCAGTACAAAATCCACAGTATCACCAACAGAATGCCATAGGCTCAAATGGTAACGTAGCACCAAGTAGTTCACTTTCGGAAAATGCTCTCTCTTCATTAGCGGCGGCTGGTGGTGCGGGTGGCATAGCAGCCGATTCGGCCACAGATATTGCCGCATGTACAGCATCTAATGCCATATACAATACAAGCGATGTCCCGCATAGGCGAGGTGAACAACGTCTCTCTTCCTCCAGTAATATAGAACCTGGTGACGGTTTTCAAGATCCTGATGCTGATGTCAATGTAGCCGATATAAGCAATGAAATGCGTCAATATCCTTGGTTCCATGGTACACTGCCCAGATCGGATGCGGCTCGTATGGTTTTACAGAACGAAACTCAAGGTCATGGTTTCTTCCTAGTGCGTCAGAGTGAGACGCGCAAAGGTGAATTTGTGCTCACCTTTAATTTTAATGGCCGTGCCAAACATTTGCGGATGACTTTGTCCGATAAGGGCCAGTGTCGTGTGCAACATTTATGGTTTCCTTCAATACAGGAGATGTTGGAACATTTCCGTCATAGTCCTATACCATTGGAATCGGGTGGGACGTCAGATGTTACGCTAACCGAATATATACACAATCAAGGAGTTCCTTATAATTTCCATGGCACCGTGGTGGTGGGTGGTGATTTgaacaacacaacaacaacaaccttagAAAATAGTGTTGGCGTTGTAAATGCAACATTACCACAACAAACGCAACAACAGCAAgtacagcagcagcaacaaatgcaacaacaacagacgCAACAACAGCAAGATCCATCACCGAGACAT TCACAAGAtgtgatttccatgaaatgtaGTGTACGTTTAAAAACAAACGAAATGGATTTGGCTTTATTATTGGCAGCCGGTATGGCCACGCGTCATTTCCATCAACAACACCAGCAgcatcataatcatcatcatcagcaatcAACGGTAACAGCACTAACCTCCTCTCAACAAAGCAACAGCAATGTCATAGAAGCAAACGCCGCCTCCGCCGCAGtagcatcagcagcagcagcaaccgcCGTAACGCATTTGAACAACAATAATACAGCAGCAGCTGTAGCGACAACAACAATCCTCACGAATAATGCAACAGCACAAAATCTGAATCATCAATTCAGTGATGCCACTGAGAGCTTGCCATTTGATCACACTCTGGTAATGGGGGCCGTTGTATCGTTACCACCCGAAAATATAAGAGATTCAGCATCGCCCACACAACTGGTAGGAGGTATGTCAAATGCTGCCGTAGCTGCCGCAGCCGATTTAAATCAGTATTTACGAGCTTCAAGTGTATCGCTACAATCCCAAAATACTATCACCGGCGGCacaggtggtggtggtggtggtggttccTCTGGAAGTGGGGGCAGTGTGGGTGGTGTTGTCCATTTGGCACAACCGCAACAGCAGACACAGCCACGTCAATATCAACAGCATGCAACATCATACAATGATACGAATACGCCACGAGCTGTGGATAATCAATATAGCTTTGTTTGA
- the LOC106087204 gene encoding SH2B adapter protein 2 isoform X2, with protein sequence MGGNSTAAFSIGGYMGGSGGSGGSAGGAVGGASDLVPSSSMLGSGSSFTPGLPYSCGISWDEFSERHARVAAADFAKACISYINGGLSPEEARNLTYRNFGEKFIDSFAIHYEKEFLRRRSNLKVGNGVLEETEYTGEEQPKIFPKTFFRRLSFKGLRKGKTLFHKSSDEEGSSKHNKKFAKIVVECQKDGIVNNLTPESLDQPTGSQKWEKCRLCLVKAVGGYMLEFYMPPKAAKPRCGVFCFLISEARETTALEMPDRENTFVLKADNNMEYVIEAQSAEDMRSWLSTIRHCMRTPPTQQPTTDTEVMAAAMQASPIIINPNTATGTTGSLLNAVQNPQYHQQNAIGSNGNVAPSSSLSENALSSLAAAGGAGGIAADSATDIAACTASNAIYNTSDVPHRRGEQRLSSSSNIEPGDGFQDPDADVNVADISNEMRQYPWFHGTLPRSDAARMVLQNETQGHGFFLVRQSETRKGEFVLTFNFNGRAKHLRMTLSDKGQCRVQHLWFPSIQEMLEHFRHSPIPLESGGTSDVTLTEYIHNQGVPYNFHGTVVVGGDLNNTTTTTLENSVGVVNATLPQQTQQQQVQQQQQMQQQQTQQQQDPSPRHSQDVISMKCSVRLKTNEMDLALLLAAGMATRHFHQQHQQHHNHHHQQSTVTALTSSQQSNSNVIEANAASAAVASAAAATAVTHLNNNNTAAAVATTTILTNNATAQNLNHQFSDATESLPFDHTLVMGAVVSLPPENIRDSASPTQLVGGMSNAAVAAAADLNQYLRASSVSLQSQNTITGGTGGGGGGGSSGSGGSVGGVVHLAQPQQQTQPRQYQQHATSYNDTNTPRAVDNQYSFV encoded by the exons ATGGGTGGCAATAGCACAGCTGCTTTTAGCATTGGCGGCTATATGGGTGGCAGTGGCGGTAGTGGTGGCAGTGCTGGTGGCGCTGTTGGCGGTGCATCCGATCTTGTGCCCAGTAGCAGTATGTTAGGCAGCGGTTCCTCATTTACACCAGGTTTACCCTATTCGTGTGGCATAAGCTGGGATGAGTTTTCCGAGCGTCATGCACGTGTTGCTGCAGCAGATTTTGCCAAAGCCTGTATCAGTTACATAAATGGCGGTTTATCGCCCGAAGAGGCCCGTAATTTAACCTATAgaaattttggtgaaaaattTATCGATTCATTTGCCATACACTATGAAAAGGAATTTTTGCGAAGGAGAAGTAATTTAAAG GTTGGGAATGGTGTACTAGAAGAAACTGAATATACAGGGGAGGAGCAACCGAAAATCTTTCCAAAAACATTCTTCCGCAGGCTATCGTTTAAAGGACTACGAAAGGGCAAG ACGCTCTTTCACAAAAGTTCAGACGAGGAAGGCTCAAGTAAACATAATaagaaatttgccaaaattgttGTAGAATGCCAAAAAGATGGCATTGTCAATAATCTAACACCAGAGAGCTTAGATCAACCGACTGGTTCGCAAAAATGGGAAAAATGTCGCTTGTGTTTGGTGAAAGCCGTGGGAGGTTATATGTTGGAGTTCTATATGCCACCCAAAGCTGCCAAG CCGCGTTGTGGTGTTTTTTGTTTCCTAATTTCGGAGGCTCGCGAGACAACAGCCTTAGAAATGCCCGATCGAGAGAATACGTTTGTATTAAAGGCCGATAATaatatggaatatgtaattgaGGCCCAAAGTGCCGAGGATATGCGCAGTTGGTTAAGCACTATTCGGCATTGTATGCGTACACCGCCCACACAACAGCCCACAACGGATACAGAAGTTATGGCTGCCGCCATGCAAGCATCACCCATCATCATAAATCCCAATACGGCAACAGGGACAACAGGTAGTTTATTGAATGCAGTACAAAATCCACAGTATCACCAACAGAATGCCATAGGCTCAAATGGTAACGTAGCACCAAGTAGTTCACTTTCGGAAAATGCTCTCTCTTCATTAGCGGCGGCTGGTGGTGCGGGTGGCATAGCAGCCGATTCGGCCACAGATATTGCCGCATGTACAGCATCTAATGCCATATACAATACAAGCGATGTCCCGCATAGGCGAGGTGAACAACGTCTCTCTTCCTCCAGTAATATAGAACCTGGTGACGGTTTTCAAGATCCTGATGCTGATGTCAATGTAGCCGATATAAGCAATGAAATGCGTCAATATCCTTGGTTCCATGGTACACTGCCCAGATCGGATGCGGCTCGTATGGTTTTACAGAACGAAACTCAAGGTCATGGTTTCTTCCTAGTGCGTCAGAGTGAGACGCGCAAAGGTGAATTTGTGCTCACCTTTAATTTTAATGGCCGTGCCAAACATTTGCGGATGACTTTGTCCGATAAGGGCCAGTGTCGTGTGCAACATTTATGGTTTCCTTCAATACAGGAGATGTTGGAACATTTCCGTCATAGTCCTATACCATTGGAATCGGGTGGGACGTCAGATGTTACGCTAACCGAATATATACACAATCAAGGAGTTCCTTATAATTTCCATGGCACCGTGGTGGTGGGTGGTGATTTgaacaacacaacaacaacaaccttagAAAATAGTGTTGGCGTTGTAAATGCAACATTACCACAACAAACGCAACAACAGCAAgtacagcagcagcaacaaatgcaacaacaacagacgCAACAACAGCAAGATCCATCACCGAGACAT TCACAAGAtgtgatttccatgaaatgtaGTGTACGTTTAAAAACAAACGAAATGGATTTGGCTTTATTATTGGCAGCCGGTATGGCCACGCGTCATTTCCATCAACAACACCAGCAgcatcataatcatcatcatcagcaatcAACGGTAACAGCACTAACCTCCTCTCAACAAAGCAACAGCAATGTCATAGAAGCAAACGCCGCCTCCGCCGCAGtagcatcagcagcagcagcaaccgcCGTAACGCATTTGAACAACAATAATACAGCAGCAGCTGTAGCGACAACAACAATCCTCACGAATAATGCAACAGCACAAAATCTGAATCATCAATTCAGTGATGCCACTGAGAGCTTGCCATTTGATCACACTCTGGTAATGGGGGCCGTTGTATCGTTACCACCCGAAAATATAAGAGATTCAGCATCGCCCACACAACTGGTAGGAGGTATGTCAAATGCTGCCGTAGCTGCCGCAGCCGATTTAAATCAGTATTTACGAGCTTCAAGTGTATCGCTACAATCCCAAAATACTATCACCGGCGGCacaggtggtggtggtggtggtggttccTCTGGAAGTGGGGGCAGTGTGGGTGGTGTTGTCCATTTGGCACAACCGCAACAGCAGACACAGCCACGTCAATATCAACAGCATGCAACATCATACAATGATACGAATACGCCACGAGCTGTGGATAATCAATATAGCTTTGTTTGA